One segment of Pseudomonadota bacterium DNA contains the following:
- the mfd gene encoding transcription-repair coupling factor: MYHLDRNGFIYITGKIGSFVSFLLSNTCRKTLLFYDTEDEALLIKEEMEFFTKKEVHLFPVYTDRVFEKEDETKRISFLYHLAADDTFTGIFPYSAITRPLTAQGSILAHTKDLNFGDTVFQEELVSYLDENGYEITSLVREEGEYAKRGSIIDIFPPSSDKPVRIEFLGDQIFSLRIFNPATQRSHDEIEKISITPAKILKDEKITLLNYLKEEMIFVHNGLDSILRIVLDDARTAWNIEKHKAIFHSSLNIDISGVQGNEEGEIIEAVSNEDLKHLFETKKTGIFKTFSDKIKSDWKEYRFIYVFANSLHQGERMQEILKNYDILLPIIHEIAVSGKEREWAVVIGPLRRGFRTDSIIVLTEEDIVGPKKRIVKKRWDGLDDLLNSFKDLNVGEWVVHIDHGIGVYKGIVKLMIDGSAKDFLLIEYQDGDKLYVPIDDLRLVQKFMGGEKHKPKIDKLGSQYWKNTKSRVKKHIEDIAKELIGIYAEREMAEGYAYPPEDEAFREMESRFEYEETDGQSEAIEKVLDDLKSTKPMDRLVCGDVGFGKTEIAIRASFKAVMDSKQVVLLVPTTILAQQHYKTFIDRYRDYPVNIEMLSRFRTKEEQKRIVEAVKKGSIDLVIGTHRLLQKDLAFKDLGLLIIDEEHRFGVKHKEALKQIKKNIDVLTLSATPIPRTLYMATMGIRDLSVINTPPLDRLAVKTFVVKSKDETIKKGIANELNRGGQVFFVHNYIYNIGIIYEHLERLLPDARIAVAHGRMDGKQLEKIMLDFIDKKYDILLSTNIIESGLDISNVNTIFINNAHRMGLADLYQLRGRVGRSTKQAYAYLLVPRDEALNKDATLRLKIIEELADLGSGFHIANYDLEIRGAGNLLGKEQSGNINLIGFELYCNMLENAVNELKNQTEIKEEEVITEINIPIDAFIPDAYIEDPAQKLLVYKRLSKIKETSELNEMGEELKDRYGETPEPLNNLLKIISLKIFLTGLKIRKLEYSAKRIIIQTTNDTPFNMKKMLRLIQEGRYGLKLLPDGKIIMPTDKKTEDIISSARNVLKEIISI, from the coding sequence ATGTATCATCTTGATAGAAATGGTTTTATCTATATAACCGGCAAAATAGGTTCTTTTGTCTCTTTTCTCCTCTCGAACACCTGCAGAAAGACCTTACTGTTTTACGATACTGAGGATGAGGCGCTTTTAATAAAGGAAGAGATGGAATTTTTTACCAAAAAAGAAGTCCATCTTTTTCCTGTCTATACTGACAGGGTTTTTGAGAAAGAAGATGAAACAAAAAGGATCAGTTTTTTATATCATCTGGCTGCTGATGATACATTTACCGGTATATTCCCCTATAGTGCCATTACACGACCTTTGACAGCGCAGGGTTCCATACTTGCACATACAAAAGATCTGAATTTCGGCGATACGGTTTTCCAGGAAGAACTTGTTTCATATCTTGACGAAAATGGTTACGAAATTACTTCGCTGGTACGGGAAGAAGGCGAGTACGCAAAAAGGGGAAGCATTATTGACATCTTCCCTCCATCAAGCGATAAGCCTGTCAGAATTGAATTCCTCGGCGACCAGATATTTTCTCTGCGTATTTTCAACCCTGCAACACAGAGGTCTCACGATGAGATAGAAAAAATCAGCATCACACCGGCAAAAATTTTGAAGGATGAGAAGATTACCCTTCTGAACTATCTTAAAGAGGAGATGATTTTTGTCCATAACGGGCTTGATTCAATCCTGCGGATAGTACTGGACGATGCCAGGACAGCCTGGAATATCGAAAAGCATAAGGCTATTTTCCATTCAAGCCTCAACATAGATATATCTGGCGTTCAGGGTAATGAGGAGGGGGAAATTATAGAAGCAGTTTCAAATGAGGATTTGAAACACCTTTTCGAGACGAAAAAAACAGGAATATTCAAAACCTTCTCCGATAAAATCAAAAGTGATTGGAAGGAATACAGATTTATCTATGTATTTGCAAATAGCCTGCATCAGGGAGAAAGAATGCAGGAAATCCTCAAAAACTACGATATATTGCTGCCGATAATTCACGAAATAGCTGTTTCCGGCAAAGAAAGAGAATGGGCTGTTGTCATCGGGCCGTTAAGGCGTGGTTTCAGGACAGACAGCATTATTGTGCTTACTGAAGAAGATATAGTAGGACCCAAGAAAAGGATAGTAAAAAAAAGATGGGACGGTCTTGATGATTTGCTCAATTCATTCAAAGACCTGAATGTGGGGGAATGGGTAGTACACATTGACCATGGGATCGGGGTATATAAAGGTATTGTAAAATTGATGATAGACGGATCTGCCAAGGATTTTCTTCTCATCGAATACCAGGATGGAGACAAACTATATGTTCCGATCGACGACCTGCGACTTGTTCAAAAGTTTATGGGTGGCGAAAAACATAAGCCGAAAATAGACAAACTCGGTTCCCAATACTGGAAAAATACAAAAAGCAGGGTAAAAAAACATATTGAGGATATTGCAAAAGAGCTTATCGGGATATACGCGGAGAGGGAAATGGCTGAAGGCTATGCATATCCGCCTGAAGATGAAGCATTCAGAGAAATGGAGTCACGATTCGAGTACGAAGAAACAGACGGCCAATCCGAAGCAATCGAAAAGGTGCTTGATGATTTGAAGAGCACAAAGCCCATGGATAGGCTTGTCTGCGGAGATGTGGGTTTTGGAAAAACAGAGATTGCTATACGGGCGTCCTTTAAGGCGGTTATGGACAGTAAACAGGTTGTGCTCCTTGTTCCAACAACGATACTTGCACAACAGCATTACAAAACTTTTATTGACCGATACAGGGATTATCCCGTAAACATTGAAATGTTAAGCAGGTTCAGGACAAAGGAAGAACAGAAGCGGATAGTTGAAGCAGTAAAAAAAGGCTCAATTGACCTTGTTATCGGCACACACAGGCTGCTCCAGAAAGACCTGGCATTTAAAGATCTGGGACTGCTTATTATTGACGAGGAGCACAGGTTTGGAGTCAAACACAAAGAGGCATTGAAGCAGATCAAGAAAAACATTGACGTCCTTACTCTCAGTGCAACCCCTATCCCGAGAACGTTGTATATGGCAACAATGGGCATACGGGATTTGAGTGTTATAAATACACCCCCCCTTGATAGGCTTGCTGTAAAAACTTTTGTTGTTAAATCCAAAGATGAAACAATAAAAAAAGGTATCGCGAATGAACTGAACAGAGGTGGACAGGTCTTTTTCGTGCACAACTATATTTACAATATCGGCATAATATATGAACACCTGGAGAGACTCTTGCCTGATGCAAGGATAGCTGTTGCCCATGGAAGGATGGATGGAAAACAACTTGAAAAAATTATGCTCGATTTTATAGACAAAAAATATGACATCTTGCTTTCTACCAACATTATCGAATCAGGCCTTGATATTTCGAATGTCAATACTATATTTATCAATAACGCACACAGGATGGGCCTCGCCGATTTGTACCAGCTAAGGGGCAGGGTCGGCAGGAGCACAAAGCAAGCCTATGCTTATTTGCTTGTCCCGAGAGATGAAGCCCTTAATAAAGACGCAACCTTAAGATTAAAGATTATAGAAGAACTTGCCGATCTCGGCTCAGGTTTCCATATTGCTAATTACGATCTTGAAATAAGAGGTGCAGGGAATCTTCTTGGCAAGGAACAATCGGGCAATATAAACCTTATCGGGTTCGAGCTTTACTGCAACATGCTTGAAAATGCGGTAAATGAATTGAAAAATCAAACAGAAATTAAAGAAGAAGAGGTCATAACTGAAATAAATATTCCTATAGATGCATTCATCCCAGATGCTTACATCGAAGATCCTGCACAGAAGCTTCTTGTATACAAGAGACTTTCAAAAATAAAGGAAACATCGGAGCTCAATGAAATGGGAGAAGAGCTCAAAGACAGATATGGTGAGACACCGGAACCGTTAAATAATCTTCTTAAAATCATATCACTTAAAATTTTCCTTACAGGCCTGAAAATCAGAAAGCTGGAATATTCGGCAAAACGTATTATTATTCAAACCACTAATGATACACCCTTTAATATGAAAAAAATGCTGAGACTTATACAAGAAGGCCGGTACGGATTAAAGCTTTTGCCTGACGGGAAGATCATAATGCCAACCGACAAAAAAACAGAAGATATTATAAGTTCAGCAAGAAATGTCTTGAAGGAAATAATTTCAATATGA
- a CDS encoding peptidylprolyl isomerase: MKKIFICICLLFFIFSCSKKENGTTLVTIDNDSITLEEFNKELDKIPTNMKMLVATQTGKKNYLDRLIVKKLLLREAKKEKIDSEKEFQDRLIDIKDQLLIESVLKKRLNSDTSITDADLKKYYDTNKENFKRDREINTRHILVKTEGEANQIQAKLQKGEDFIELAKKYSIDPQAGANGGELGYHPKGTLVPEYETAAMKLAKVGQVSGIVKTKFGFHIIKLEGIKPPAYVSFEEVKDFIKQKMAQEKQAELLEKYINGLKKESKITIKEELLKEEKSDSAAKPEAGAKPEAKPEAGAKPEAKTEAGAKPETQEKVEKQQTKEIAPAKK; this comes from the coding sequence ATGAAAAAAATTTTCATTTGTATTTGTTTGCTCTTTTTTATTTTTTCCTGTTCAAAAAAGGAAAATGGCACAACCCTTGTAACTATCGATAATGACAGCATAACCCTCGAGGAATTCAATAAGGAACTTGATAAAATTCCAACAAATATGAAAATGCTTGTTGCCACCCAGACCGGCAAAAAAAATTATCTTGATAGATTAATCGTCAAAAAACTCCTTCTCAGGGAGGCAAAGAAAGAAAAGATTGACAGCGAAAAAGAGTTTCAAGACAGACTGATCGATATAAAAGATCAGCTTCTTATAGAATCTGTATTAAAAAAGAGATTAAATTCCGATACAAGTATAACAGATGCGGATCTGAAAAAATATTACGATACCAACAAAGAAAACTTTAAAAGGGATAGGGAAATAAATACCCGCCACATTCTTGTTAAAACGGAAGGAGAGGCAAATCAGATACAGGCAAAACTTCAAAAAGGTGAAGATTTTATAGAGCTTGCAAAGAAATATTCAATTGATCCTCAGGCCGGGGCAAACGGGGGAGAATTGGGGTATCATCCGAAAGGAACACTTGTGCCTGAATATGAAACAGCAGCTATGAAGCTTGCAAAGGTTGGCCAGGTGAGCGGGATTGTCAAAACTAAATTTGGCTTCCATATCATAAAACTGGAAGGTATAAAACCGCCGGCTTATGTTTCATTTGAAGAAGTAAAAGATTTCATAAAGCAGAAAATGGCCCAGGAAAAACAGGCGGAGCTTTTGGAAAAATACATAAATGGTTTGAAAAAAGAATCTAAAATTACAATAAAAGAAGAGCTTCTAAAAGAGGAAAAATCAGATTCAGCCGCCAAACCGGAAGCTGGAGCCAAACCTGAGGCCAAACCGGAAGCTGGAGCCAAACCTGAGGCCAAAACGGAAGCTGGAGCCAAACCTGAGACTCAGGAAAAAGTTGAAAAACAACAAACCAAAGAAATTGCACCAGCTAAAAAATGA